From the Petrotoga mexicana DSM 14811 genome, one window contains:
- a CDS encoding outer membrane beta-barrel protein, whose protein sequence is MKKVFATLLVGMLAVFSFAAFEVTGGYVNTSLVATDVTGVTDVTMQGISVGANYLYDGLGVEGGALLVGGSFDYYFEQEFVDDTLGATNLTQMSVGVNAGYRQSLNAFLPDLPFGMYVQGLFNYSMGLGDAKVVASSLGFGGGAGANFAVQNLNMNVGADVLFEKPTLAEDYNEVYKSEFQLRPKFKIYAGVQF, encoded by the coding sequence ATGAAAAAGGTTTTCGCAACGTTGCTGGTAGGTATGTTGGCTGTATTTAGTTTCGCTGCGTTTGAAGTTACAGGTGGTTATGTGAATACATCGTTAGTGGCTACTGATGTAACTGGCGTGACAGATGTAACGATGCAAGGGATTAGTGTCGGCGCAAATTACCTGTATGATGGATTGGGTGTAGAAGGTGGAGCATTGTTAGTCGGCGGTTCTTTTGATTATTATTTTGAACAAGAATTTGTTGATGATACTCTCGGTGCTACAAATTTAACTCAAATGAGTGTGGGTGTGAACGCTGGTTACAGACAGAGCTTAAACGCTTTCCTGCCAGATTTACCATTTGGAATGTATGTCCAAGGCTTGTTTAACTATTCAATGGGACTAGGAGATGCTAAGGTTGTAGCAAGCAGTTTGGGTTTCGGTGGTGGAGCTGGAGCAAACTTCGCAGTTCAAAACCTCAACATGAACGTAGGTGCAGATGTTTTATTTGAAAAGCCAACATTGGCTGAGGATTACAACGAAGTTTATAAAAGCGAGTTCCAGTTGAGACCAAAATTCAAGATTTACGCAGGCGTACAATTCTAA
- a CDS encoding GNAT family N-acetyltransferase, translating into MSKEEFEIYKKKMYEEYSKVLAENLLIPYQEALVRAEDQIDTIWNEDMKKGKNYGYNVISTNNEHVGRIWVFVNYSSKKAFIYDIRIFPKYQKRGFAKSAIKELEEILKKEKVKFLELNVFGNNKVAYNMYKNLGFDETNINLMKGFQKQRVVTLPKFLRFLETLFLKSGYRIVAIEMRKKLK; encoded by the coding sequence ATGAGCAAAGAAGAGTTTGAAATATACAAAAAGAAAATGTACGAAGAATATTCAAAAGTTTTGGCTGAGAATTTGTTGATTCCATACCAAGAAGCCTTGGTGAGAGCTGAGGATCAAATTGATACCATCTGGAACGAAGATATGAAAAAAGGGAAAAACTACGGTTATAATGTTATAAGCACTAATAATGAACACGTTGGAAGAATATGGGTTTTTGTCAATTACAGTTCTAAAAAAGCGTTTATATACGATATTAGGATTTTTCCTAAGTATCAAAAAAGGGGATTTGCAAAGAGCGCTATAAAAGAATTAGAAGAAATATTAAAAAAAGAAAAGGTAAAATTTCTTGAATTGAATGTTTTTGGGAATAACAAAGTTGCGTATAATATGTATAAAAACCTTGGATTCGACGAGACAAACATTAATTTGATGAAAGGTTTTCAAAAACAGAGAGTTGTTACTTTACCAAAATTTTTGAGGTTTTTAGAAACTCTCTTTTTAAAATCAGGATATAGAATAGTAGCTATCGAGATGAGAAAAAAATTAAAATAA
- a CDS encoding CpsB/CapC family capsule biosynthesis tyrosine phosphatase: MYIDIHCHLLPGVDDGIKTIEETLNELRRYRENEITGVIFTPHVNHPSVKTDITNIKVVYQKVKERIENEIGLRTYLASELYLTPDYKDFIPFNSFVLIEFPTQPMPIYALDSIFNLQLDGYEIILVHVERYKWLYESKDIIQRMKEMGVLFQVNFEGLKTQEGKYYFENNLVDFLATDNHGSSNREEVDLSLFKKYSEITKNAFDILGINS, translated from the coding sequence ATGTATATTGACATTCATTGTCATCTATTACCTGGAGTTGATGATGGTATAAAAACTATTGAAGAAACATTAAATGAACTGAGAAGGTATAGAGAAAACGAAATTACCGGTGTTATCTTTACGCCACACGTTAACCATCCTTCTGTTAAAACAGATATAACCAACATCAAAGTAGTTTATCAAAAGGTAAAAGAAAGAATAGAAAATGAAATTGGTTTAAGGACTTATCTTGCCTCTGAATTATATCTAACTCCAGATTACAAAGATTTTATTCCGTTTAATTCCTTTGTCTTGATAGAATTTCCAACACAACCTATGCCTATTTATGCCCTCGATTCGATATTTAATTTACAATTGGATGGTTATGAAATTATTCTCGTACATGTGGAAAGATACAAATGGTTATATGAAAGCAAAGACATCATTCAAAGAATGAAAGAAATGGGTGTACTCTTCCAAGTCAATTTTGAAGGTTTAAAGACGCAAGAAGGTAAATATTATTTTGAAAATAACTTGGTGGATTTTTTAGCAACTGATAATCATGGAAGTTCGAATAGAGAAGAAGTGGATTTAAGCTTATTTAAGAAATATTCCGAAATAACTAAAAACGCCTTCGACATTTTAGGAATAAATTCTTAA
- a CDS encoding GumC family protein has product MENELTFEDILKIFKKRFWWFFLTVVLTVVITLIYLFNTTPIYEANTTMNIDLSQQSSVSDIFGTQMGITSSKISTEIELIKSRRNLEKVIDNLNLMEYFQAKSENPQEVTRNSVVRALEGMITVSPVNDTNIVRISVQSEDKELAKSIADNLAIVYNDLLRSLSQIEYTARRRFIEEQIPLAEIDLNAAQDNLRNFKEGNNIFLLDERAKFILQFLVSFDQQINTYQIQMEETKIRLQTLNDTLKSMDQEIISSETISINPVVSNLRNQIVNIQVQLAGLEGTKSPSDPEVLRLKEELNQAQEMLKNEISTIVTSQVKTANPMYISLYSQLIQEQAGQQVLQGTIQSLTTLRNTYQSQLKQLPALEQRLMNYEREVRVKENLYVLLLEKLEEAKIAEAGVIGTANIIDPAFVSPNAVKPNKTLTAAIGGILGIFLGILVVFLIEYLDKKVKDENELKMIVKGYPVLGRIPHLHVDNETKDELIVLRDPVSPISEAYKMLASNINFSNAKEPNVITFSSGGPAEGKTMTAANVAISYAQSGNKTLLIDADMRRPRVERILNLKSKNVGLVNHLLRGVSIEQSVKKPFESLNNFFVLPVGTLPPNPTSILTSNEFKDLLDKLKEYYDKVIIDLPPIMVAPDAMIASRYSDGLVLVTRYGQTLKPTLKAAIENITTSGLKLIGTVINDVNEKSSNYYYYYYYSDDGEKSKERRRRSKTRT; this is encoded by the coding sequence ATGGAAAACGAATTAACATTCGAGGATATTTTAAAGATATTCAAAAAAAGATTCTGGTGGTTTTTTTTAACCGTCGTTTTAACGGTAGTAATTACCCTAATCTACCTTTTTAACACTACTCCTATTTATGAAGCAAATACAACCATGAATATTGACCTCTCTCAACAAAGTTCGGTTTCAGATATTTTTGGTACACAGATGGGGATAACTTCATCTAAGATATCGACAGAAATTGAATTGATAAAAAGTAGAAGAAATCTAGAAAAAGTAATCGACAATTTAAACTTAATGGAATATTTTCAAGCAAAATCTGAAAACCCACAAGAGGTCACAAGAAACAGTGTTGTTCGTGCTCTCGAAGGAATGATCACAGTCTCACCTGTTAACGATACAAATATCGTACGGATATCTGTTCAAAGTGAAGACAAGGAACTTGCAAAAAGTATTGCTGATAATTTAGCGATTGTGTATAACGATTTGTTAAGAAGTTTGTCTCAAATCGAGTACACAGCAAGAAGAAGGTTTATAGAAGAGCAAATTCCATTAGCTGAAATCGATTTGAACGCTGCTCAAGACAATCTCAGAAATTTTAAAGAGGGAAATAATATCTTTTTGTTAGATGAAAGGGCAAAATTTATATTACAATTTCTGGTTTCCTTCGATCAACAGATAAACACTTATCAGATCCAAATGGAAGAAACAAAGATAAGACTGCAAACGTTAAATGACACCTTAAAAAGTATGGATCAAGAAATCATTTCATCTGAAACAATTTCGATAAATCCAGTCGTAAGTAATTTAAGAAATCAAATAGTTAATATCCAGGTTCAGCTCGCAGGCTTGGAAGGTACTAAATCTCCTAGTGATCCTGAAGTTTTGAGATTAAAGGAAGAGCTGAATCAAGCCCAAGAGATGCTAAAAAATGAGATAAGTACTATTGTAACTTCCCAAGTAAAAACCGCTAATCCAATGTATATTAGCTTGTATTCACAATTGATCCAAGAACAAGCCGGGCAGCAAGTTCTTCAAGGCACAATACAATCTTTAACAACGTTAAGAAACACATATCAATCCCAATTGAAGCAATTACCTGCATTGGAGCAAAGACTTATGAATTACGAAAGAGAGGTAAGAGTAAAAGAAAATCTTTATGTTCTTCTTTTAGAAAAATTAGAAGAGGCTAAGATTGCTGAAGCCGGTGTAATTGGTACAGCAAATATAATAGACCCTGCCTTTGTTTCCCCAAATGCTGTTAAACCAAATAAAACTCTGACTGCCGCAATAGGAGGGATTTTAGGGATCTTTTTAGGTATACTTGTAGTTTTTCTCATCGAGTATCTGGATAAAAAGGTTAAAGATGAAAATGAATTGAAAATGATAGTTAAGGGGTACCCTGTTCTTGGTAGAATTCCTCATTTGCATGTAGACAACGAAACAAAAGATGAATTAATAGTATTAAGGGATCCAGTCTCACCAATCTCCGAAGCCTACAAGATGCTGGCTTCCAATATTAACTTTTCTAATGCTAAAGAACCTAATGTTATTACCTTTTCCAGTGGTGGCCCCGCTGAAGGTAAAACAATGACTGCTGCCAATGTTGCTATTTCTTACGCCCAAAGCGGTAACAAAACCTTGTTGATAGACGCCGATATGAGAAGACCCAGAGTTGAAAGGATTTTGAATTTAAAAAGTAAGAATGTAGGGCTAGTTAACCATTTATTGAGAGGAGTTTCTATAGAACAATCTGTAAAGAAGCCGTTTGAGTCTCTCAATAACTTTTTTGTTTTACCTGTTGGAACTTTACCTCCAAATCCTACCTCTATATTAACTTCAAATGAATTTAAAGATCTACTCGATAAACTCAAGGAGTATTACGATAAGGTCATTATTGATCTTCCACCAATAATGGTTGCCCCTGATGCTATGATCGCATCTAGATATTCAGATGGACTGGTATTAGTGACCCGTTATGGACAAACTTTGAAACCAACTTTAAAAGCTGCAATTGAAAACATAACAACATCGGGGTTAAAACTTATTGGAACGGTTATAAATGATGTAAACGAAAAATCTTCTAATTACTACTACTATTATTATTACTCTGATGACGGGGAGAAAAGCAAGGAAAGGAGGAGGAGAAGCAAAACCAGAACATAA